In Galactobacillus timonensis, the genomic window CCTTTGTTAGCTTCCGCTTACTTTATAGTATGCACTGCCGTGATAATCAAGCAGATACGATGAAGATTACCATCCGTATCGTCACCATTTCATGCGAAAATAAGATCATGAAATTACAGAAGGTTGTCTCACTTGTTCTGATTATCGCACTTCTTGGCGGCTGCGGTGCACCGGCTGCTGTAACTTCTTCTTCTGCTCCTTCAGCTTCATCGGTTTCGACGCCGGTACCAACACCTTCTGTCTACAGCGCTGATCTTTTTATGGTCGGTGACTGTTTAATGCATCTGTCGGTAACAAATGATGGGCGTCAGGAAGATGGAACGTACGACTATTCAAAACAGTTTGCGCAGATTGCTGCAATGGCAAAGAACTATGATCTTCGCTACTACAATCAGGAAAGCATCCTGGGTGGAGAGGAGCTTGGCTATTCCGGATATCCGCAGTTCAATACATCGGATGGGGTCGGTGAGACATTGATCCGTGATGGCTTCAATATGGTGTCTCTCGCCAATAATCATGCACTGGATATGGGGGTAGCAGGAATTGAGCATAGCATGGCTTTCTGGAGATCACATCCCGAAGTATGTGTTTCCGGCACGAACCTGTCAGAGGAAGAACGAAAGAAAATTCCCGTGATATGCGTAAATGGAATTACGGCGGCGTTTCTTTCCTGGACCTATGGCACCAACGGATTGAATCCGCCGGCTGGTAGGGAATATCTTGTCAACGTTTATGCCGGCCATGAGGATGAGATGCTCGAGCAGGTAAAAGCCGCCGATGAACTGGCCGATCTCGTCGTCATTGCGATGCACTGGGGAGTGGAATATACGCTGAAGCAGACAAGTGAGCAGGAACGTCTGGCGCAGGAACTGTCGGATGCCGGCGCGGATCTGATCATCGGCTGTCATCCCCATGTGATTGAGCCGGTGACCTGGATCAACGGAAAGACGCTGTGCTTCTATTCTCTGGGAAATATGATCAGTGCCCAGACGAAAGAGGCGACGCATATCGGCATGGCCGGCGGCGTCACGATTACAAAGACCGTACAGCCGGATGGCTCTTCTTCGACGGTATTGTCGAATCCGCGGGCAGATCTTTTCTACAACTCCTACAAAGAAGGGGCGAACGGTTTCTATGATTTCCGGGAGATTCCGTTTACGGAACTGGAAGACGCAAACATGCAGGCGATGTATCAGAAATATCTTCCTGTCATCACGTCGCTGGACAGTACCATTTCGATCGGTGTCTGAGCAGGATGGAAACGGTTTAGTGATATTTTCCGGAGGCGGGACAGTTCCATTTCGGCCCGATTGTGAGTATCATAACAATTACAACAAGAACCAAAAAAAAGGAGAATTCTATGGCAGAACCGAACACTACCGTACCGGCAGTGGAGGAAAAGGGCCCCATCACTGATTCACTTCTTTCGAAGATGAATGAATACTGGATGGCGGCCAACTATCTCTCTGCTGCTCAGCTCTACCTCCTCGACAATCCTCTGCTGAAAAAGCCGCTGACCCGTGACATGATCAAGCACAAGATTGTCGGACACTGGGGCACCGTCCCGGGACAGAACTTTGTCTTCGTTCATTGCAATCGGGTGATCAAGCGGTATGACCTCGACATGATCCTTCTGTCCGGACCGGGCCATGGCGGTAACTTCTTCATCGCCAACGACTGGCTCGACGGATCCTATACCGACGTCTATCCTGAAATTTCGCAGGATGAAAAGGGTCTGCAGCGGATGTTCAAGCGCTTCAGCTTCCCGGGCGGAGTGCCGTCGCATTGTGCGCCAGAGACGCCTGGTTCCATTAACGAGGGTGGGGAGCTTGGTTATTCGCTGGCTCACGGCTTTGGCGCTGTTCTGGATAATCCGGATCTGATTGCGACTGTCATTGTCGGCGATGGTGAAGCCGAGACGGGGCCCTTAGCTACGTCGTGGCACAGCAACAAGTTCCTGAATCCGATTACGGATGGAGCTGTTCTTCCGGTTCTTCATCTCAATGGATATAAGATCTCGAACCCGACTGTCCTTTCCCGCATCTCTCACGAGGAGCTGGAAGATCTGATGAAGGGCTACGGCTGGGAGCCGCACTTCGTCGAAGGCAGCGATCCGATGACGATGCACCGGCTGATGGCCGAGACGATGGATACCTGCATCGAAGAGATCAAGGCGATCCAGAAGCACGCTCGTGAAACGGGTGATGCGACACGTCCGCGCTGGCCGATGATTGTGCTGCGTACGCCGAAGGGCTGGACGGGGCCGAAGGAAGTGGAAGGCAAGCCTGTTGAGGGCTGTTTCCGTGCCCATCAGGTTCCGGTCGACATGTCAAAGCCGGAACATGTAGGCATGGTCGAGGCCTGGCTCAGGAGCTATCATCCGGAGAAGCTGTTCAATGAAGACGGTTCGCTGCGCGCAGATCTGAAGGAGCTGGCACCGAAGGGGGATCGCCGGATCGGCGCCAATCCGCACGCTAACGGCGGCAAGTTGCTGCGTGACCTTGTGGTTCCTGACTTCCGCAATTATGGCGTCAAGATGGAGGGACACGGCACTGTTACGGCACAGGATATGACGGAGCTCGGCAGGTTTGTGGCCGATGTGTTCCGTGCCAATCAGAAGAGCCGCAACTTCCGTTCCTTTTCGCCGGATGAGGCACTTTCCAATCGTCTGAACTATGCCTTTGAAGCGACCAACCGGCAATGGGAGGCTCCGATTGAGCCGAATGATGAACTGCTGTCAAGTGATGGACGTTTCCTGGATTCGTTCCTTTCGGAACATATGTGCGAAGGATGGCTGGAAGGGTATCTGTTGACGGGGCGCCATGGCTTCTTTGATTCCTATGAGGCATTTGCGCGTATCATTGACTCGATGGCTGCGCAGCACGCCAAGTGGCTCAAGGTGTGCAATCAGCTGTCGTGGCGCGAGGAGATTGCTTCGCTGAACATCATTCTGACGTCGCATATCTGGCAGCAGGATCACAACGGCTTTACGCATCAGGATCCGGGTTTCCTGGATCATATTGCCAACAAGAAGGCAGACGTTGTTCGTCTCTATCTTCCGCCTGATGCCAACTGTCTGCTGTCGTGCTTCGATCACTGCATCAAGTCGAAGAACTATGTCAATGTCATCGTGGCATCCAAGCATCCTCGTCCCCAGTGGCTGAGCATGGATGAGGCGGTGAAGCACTGCACCCAGGGCATCGGCATCTGGAGCTGGGCTTCAACCGATATCGGCGAGGAGCCGGATGTTGTCATGGCATGTGCCGGCGATACGCCGACGCTGGAAGCTCTTGCGGCGACATCGATTCTGCATGAATATCTGCCGGAGGTGAAGGTTCGCTTCATCAACGTTGTGGATCTCTTCAAGCTGCAGCCGGCAAGCGAGCATCCGCACGGTCTGACAGATGCGGAATATGACATGTTATTTACGAAGGACAAGCCGATCGTGTTTGCGTTCCACGGCTATCCGACGCTGATTCATGAGCTGACCTACCGCCGCCATAACCGCGATCTCCATGTGCGCGGCTATAAGGAAGAGGGAACGATTACGACGCCGTTCGACATGCGTGTGCAGAACGACATTGACCGCTTCCATCTGGTTCAGGATGTTCTGCTGCGGCTGCCGAAGCTTGGCAATCGCGGAGCGTATCTGTATCAGCTGATGAATGATAAGCTGGTGGCTCATAAGCAGTACATTCAGGAGTACGGCCGCGATATGCCGGAGATTGAAGACTGGCAGTGGAAGCCGCTCCACGACTGATCGCATTAATGAATGGTTCCATGCCCGCAGGCGTAATGTTTGCGGGCATGATTTGTTTCTGAGACAAACAGGATGTTCCATCGTAAAATAGAGGAATGTATAAAGGGTTCAAAATTACGGCAGGCGTCCTGTTCATGGTTCAGTCTGCGCTCTATTTGATTGTTGTCATTCTTTCTTTTGGCACCTATGCCTTTCTTCCGGTGAATATTCTGCGCTTCCCGGATCTGCTTACGGCCTTTGCGCTGCTGATCTTCGGCATCGTATTACTGCGGACAGAAAAGAGAAAAACAATATCGAACTTCCTGCTTGTGATGGCGGTGCTGACGGCGTGGTATGCGTTTGCGGAATGGGCTGTTTACAGCCCTCTTTTGTGCGTTTTGTATCTGTTCAACAGTGCCGGCTACGTGCTTCTGAGTCTGCTGGTGCGGCGGCGCCGTCTTCAGCATCTGTGGCCGGTGGCACCGTTTCTGTTTCTGAATCAGCTGTATGATGTGCTGACGACGGGCTTTTTCGGGTGGCGGAATGCATGTTATTCGGTGGCGAGCATCTGCCTGCTGCTGGCGGTGGTTTTTCTGGCCGCATCCTGTGAATTCTACTGGTACGACCGCATGATGAGGTAATGACATGGACGAGATGAAGGAGTTGTTTTACCGCGATCCGTATGCGAAAGAGTTTGATGCGGAAGTTGTCCGCTGCGTGGAAAAGGACGGAAAATATCTTCTGCAGTTAAGTGACACCGCATTTTATCCGGAGGGCGGCGGTCAGCCATGCGACCATGGTACGATCGACGGCCTTTTTGTCAGTGATGTGCAGCGTGACAGGGATGGTGTGATCTGGCATACGGTCAGCGAGCCGGTTGCGGAGGGAAGCACTGTTCACGGGATCATTGACTGGAAACGGCGCTTCGACTTCATGCAGCAGCACTCCGGGGAACATCTGTTTTCCGGTTTTGTTCATCAGAAGTTCGGCTATGACAATGTCGGCTTCCATATGAACGAGAAACTGGTGATGATTGACTTTGACGGCCCGATGACGCTCGAGGAAGCAGAAGAGATTGAACAGCGGGTCAATGAGGCGGTCTGGGCAGATCTTCCCTCCCTGATTACCTTTCCTTCCAGGGAAGAACTGGATTCTCTTTCCTATCGCTCGAAGAAGGAGCTGACGGGGACGGTGCGGATCGTTACGTATCCGGGTGTCGATGTGTGTGCGTGCTGCGGTACGCATGTAGCACATACGGGTGAGATCGGCCCGGTACTGATGACGGGCTTTGAAAACTATAAGGGCGGTGTACGCATCTCTCTTTTGGCAGGAAATCGGGCGATTGCCTATATGCGTCAGCTGCGTCACAATGCGGCAATGATTTCGCGGCTGCTGTCGGTTCCGCCGCTTGAGACAGCGGAAGCTGCAGATAAGCTGCAGGCAGAGAATACGGCTCTTCACAACACGATCAGAGAGCTGTATCGTCTGCAGCTGGATGAGAAATACAGCAGAGTCGAAGAAAATGCGCCGCTGGTCCTCGACTTTGAGGAAGAAGGGGATCCGGTGGAGCTGCGGCGTTTCTGCAACCGTGCCGTCGAAGAGAAACGTGTCGGCGTCTGCGGCGCCTTTCTGAAGGAAGCCGACGGCTGGCGCTACATCCTGATCAGTCAGAGTGTCGATCTGCGTGCGAAGGCAAAGCAGCTAAACAGCGCTCTGAATGGCCGGGGCGGCGGAAGTGTGGATATGATCCAGGGCCGCTTCATGGCACAAGAGACGGAAATCGAGGACACTTTGAAGGCTTTGTTTACCAGTTTCAAGTGATTTATTCCCTGTTTGTGGTTTAATAGTTGCGTTTAGGTGGGGAGAACAGGGTGAAACAGGGAAGCGGCAGGGAAACAAAGCGTCTTTTGACCATTATTTTGGTGCTTTTATGTCTGCTGGTTTTGTGTCTGCTTGGAGCGAGATTTCTGCCCGGAGAAGAAAAGACAAAGCAGGATGCGGAAGCGTCTGTTTCCGGTTCCGCAACTATGGCGCCATCGCCGTCAGCGCTGAGCGAAGAGGAACCTGCAGCCACACCGACGGCGACGCCGAAGGCGGTAGATCTTTCATCGCTGGAAGGCACCGAAGAGATGCTGGATGCGATTCCGGAAGATACGGATACGATTACGGCTGTGGGCTATCAGGCGAATGCGTCGGTGCTTGCGGATCTTCAGAAGGCGGTTGATACGGTCGAGGACAATGGCTATGACGCGGGCTTTGTGCTCTATGATCTGCAGACGGGAAGGTCGCTGTCCTACAATGCGGATGAATATTTCTATTCGGCGTCTTCAATCAAGGCGTTCTATATCGCTTCGACGGCGGATACGGTTGAAGGTGCACTTGCCAGTGATGGTTCGAGCATGGAACAGGCGGTACGCAACAGTGACAATGATGCGTACCAGTATCTGATTGACAAGTATTCGTTTCCTCCGATCCGGGAATGGGTTGAACAGGCCGGGGCGGATCCGGCGATTGCAACAAAGATGTATCCGTACTATGGGGCGCGCCAGGTGGCGAAGCTCTGGGCGGTGAACTACTTCTGGTTCCTGAATGATCCCGAGGGAAGAAGCTGTGCCTCGTGGTATGAGACGCCGAATGCTTCGTCGCTGCGTCAGCTGGTGGCTGAAGGAACAATGACACGCACGAAGGCGGGCTGGATCTATTACGTCGGTGATACGGCGGAGGATACGTTCATTTCGACCAATGAGGGCGGCATCGTGTATGAGGATCATCCATTCATCATCGTTGCGATGACCAATGCGCCGGCGGACTTTACGCAGCTCACAACTTTGTTTACGCCGCTGCTTACGGCGCACGATGATATGATTTCGGATCTGAACTGAGGATAAACATAACAATGAAATTTACTGAAAACAGGAAAGTTGAAAATACGTACCGGGAAAATCCGGATCTTGATAAGGCTCTGCGCTATCGCGGCATGAATCTCTATGCGGATCAGAAGCCCTATGCACTGGTGCTGACGAAGGAAGACGGCAGTGTGTTCGGCGAGATTCCGGTGGACTTCTATTTTGATGCGGTTGCGATCCATGAGGATGTGCTCTATGTCGGTCTGCGGGATGGTGAGGTGCTGAAATGCAGTCTCGATCCGTGCAGGGTAGAGTCAAAGTTCTTCCTTTCGCTCGAAGTGTGGCAGTCGTTATTCGATCATGAGTCGATTATCGAAGGTACGCGCCAGGTCGTGAAGCGTCATGAGCTGGGACGCAAGGAGAATATGGCGATGGCCAACATTCTCAATGACCATTGTTTTGAAAGTGCGGTGACGCGGATCGCCGGCAATGGAGATCTGCTTGCGATCGGTGATGTGTTTGGAAGGGTCGCTGTATTTTCGATCGACGATCTGAAACAGACGGTTGATTTCGGCAGTGTTGGCGGAGCGGTCATTGATCTTTCCTGGAAGGACGATCATTCGCTGTCCGTTACATGGGTGGCTCAGAAAGGCGCGGCCGATCCGTTTGTGCTGACACAGGTTCCGGATGCGTATACAGATGATTGTTCACTTGCGATGGTGAAGAACTGAGGCGGAGGAGACTCCGCTTTTTCATTACAATGAATGGAGACAGCAGAAAGGAACATGCATATGATCATTCAAAGCAGAAATGTATGGCTTCATGAGCAGCTCGTTCCGGCAGAAATTGAACTGGAAGATGGAACGGTCAAGGGGATCCATGACTATGGATCCGCTTCGGCAGATGTAGATTACGAAGACAAATGGATCCTGCCGGGATTCATCGATATTCACACGCACGGTTGGAACAAGGCGGATGCGGGGCATCCGGATAAGGCAGCGATGAATCGCTGGCGGCGGCACATGCCGGCAGAAGGTGTAACGTCGTTTCTGGCGACGACGGCGACACAGAGCCGTACAGAAAATGAGGCGGCGTTTGCGGTGCTTGGCGATGTGATCGATACGCAGAAGAAGGGGGAAGGTGCAGAGATTCTCGGCATCCATGTGGAGGGCAACTACATTTCCTTTACGTGCCGCGGGGCGCAGGATCCCTACAACATTGTGAAGCCGGATCCGGATGAGCTGCTTCATTACGATGAGCTGTCGCATCATCATATCTGTACCGTAATCTGTGCGCCTGAGTGTGAAGGTGCGGAACACTTTATCCCGGAAGTGACGGGTCACGGGATCCGGGTGGGTCTGGGTCACAGTGCAGCAGACTATGATACGGGCATGAAAGGTGTCGAATGGGGCGCGACATCGACGGTACATACAGGCAACGGGATGCTGCCGTTTCATCATCGCAGACCCGGCCTGTTCGGGGCGGCACTGTGCAATCCAGATCTGTATTGCGAAATCATCGGGGACGGTCACCATGTGGCGTTTCCGACGGCGCATATCATTGGAACGATGAAAGGGAAGGACCGGCTGATGCTGGTGACGGATTCATTGCCGCTGAAGGATGATCCTGCCTATGACTATATGTGCCATGATGGAGCCTACATGCTGGCAGACGGTACGCTGTGCGGTTCGCATCTCTATGTGAATCAGGGTGTCTATAATCTTCACCGCAGAGCGGATCTGCCGCTGGTTACGGCGATCAATGCGGCGACGATCAATCCGGCGCGCTATCTTGGCTTTGATAACCGTAAGGGGTCGATCGAGGAAGGCAAAGATGCGGATCTGGTGGTGACGGATCCGGATCTGAAAGTGTGTGCAACCTATTGTGCAGGTGTCCTGCAGGAGGATCAATGATGAAACTGCTGGTGCAGGGAGATGATTTTGGATTTACGCGGGGAACGACGTTCGGCGGCGTTGATTGCATTGATTTCGGTGTGCTGCGCAATACGGGACTGTTTGCCAACATGCCTTCGGCGAAGCTTGCGGTCAGCTATATGGCGGATCGTCCGCAGGTGTGCTTCGGTATCGATTTCAACATTGTGACCGGTCCTTCGGTCTCGGATCCTTCCAGTGTTCCGGACTTGGTGGATGAGAGCGGAGAGTTCATTCGCTCCAATGTGCGCATTCATGATCCCAGATGGCAGAGTGAAGCGGGACGCAGAGAAATGTTTCCTCTCGAACAGGTGCGGCGCGAACTGTGGGCGCAATACAACCGCTTCGTGGAGCTGACGGGAAAGAAGCCGGGCTATCTTCATGCGCATTCGATTTCGAGTGAGCCGTATGAGGAGACGATTCATGAGATCAGTGCGGCGACGGGTATTCCGTACAGCTTCGATGTGATTCAGAAGTTTCATATTGTCAGTGCCTGGGACAAGGTCGATCCGATGGCGGACAAGGCGTCGGGAAAGAAGGTGTTTGATCCGACGGCACAGTTGTCCAAGGATTCGTTCAGCATAAATGTGGCCGATGTGTCTGACTATCTGCTGAGCCATGAATATGCGATGGTGCTCGGGCATCCGGGTTATGTGGATGCGGATCTGATGGGACGTACGTCATTGTCGCTTGAACGTATGCGGGATGCGGAGATGATGATGTCGCAGCAGTTCAAGGACTGGATCCGGGATCATCATGTACAGCTGATTACGTACCGTGATCTAGTGGAGGAAGAATGATTCTGTATTTCAGTGCACAACAGCAAATACGTTGCCAAACGCATTGCGCAGGCGTGCTCGGAAGAATCTCTTTCGATCGTTGACTGCATGCGACAGAAGAATGCATCGGGTGGGGACTGTGTGCACGGAAATGCCCGGTTCAGGCCATTGCGATGCAGGACGGTCACCGGGTATGGGGCAAGGAGAAATGTGCGATGTGTCTCGGTTGTCTGCAGCGGTGTCCGAAGGCTGCCATTCAGTATGGAAACGGAGTTGCGACCGGAAAGCACGGGCAGTACCGCAATCCGCATGTGACGGTATAGGAGCAGCTGTTCCTGCCGCATTCAGGGAATAAAAAAACTTCTGCACGCAGGTGCGGAAGTACATGTTTCATAACTGGTGCCGACAATAGGAGTCGAACCTACGACCTACTCATTACGAATGAGTTGCTCTACCAACTGAGCTATGTCGGCGTTGACAGCGAATAAAGTATATACCAAACTCGTAGAAAAGGGAAACGAAATTTATGCACATGCGTTGGTGGAAGAAGACAGGTGCCATGCTGGGGCTTGGATTGTGCTATGCGGCGGCGGAGGCTTTTGGAAAGATTCCGGCGCCGTACTGGGAAATCAACCTTGGCATCTGCTATGGATTTTCTGCGGCAGGGGCGGCGTTGTTCGGCATTCCCGGGGGCTGCGTTTCGGCGCTGATTGGAGAGATCGCTGGTGAGCTGTTTGGAAACGGTTCGCTGGAGCCGGCATTGATTCTTGCGTCCATGTGTTCGGGCCTGGCTGCCGGGGGAATGTACAGGAAGACCTCAGAGCCTGGTCCCTTCGGGAAAGAGAAGTGGAAGGCATTTATTCTTTGGACCTTGCTGGGACAAGCAGTCGGCTTTCTGGGGGTTTATGCGATCATTTCATCGGCGTCATTTGCGGAGTGTTTCTGGCGCTTTTTCTACAACAGTGTGTGTGCGTTGTTTGCGGGCGGTCTGATTCTGATGGCGCTGCAGGAGGGTCAGTCTTCTTCGTCCTCTTCCTCTTCTTCGAAGGCGCTTTGATAGAGGGAATAGATCAGGAAGCCGGATATCAGAAATGAGACTCCGGCCGCAATCAGAAGCGTATTCCCTTCGAGAAAGAGACTTGCAAAGGCCATGAGCAGGCCGCCATGGAAGGAAATATGGGTAAGGATGTTGAGGGCTGTGCTGTGCCAGCTTTCTTCAATGAACGTAAGCAGGGAGCCGAGAAAGACAGATAGGAGTGCTGCCTCACTGCCGGAGCGAAGATAGCAGTAAACGGAAAACGGAATGACGGAAAGCAGGATGCGGGTGAGGCTGTTTTTCCCGTTGCGTTCCAGTGATGAGCGGAAGATCAGTTCTTCTGCGATCGGCAGGGCGGCATAGATAATGATTGCTTCGAGAGGGTGGATGCCGTCAATGATGGTGAGAAAGGGATCTTCGAGGGTGACCTTCCATGTGGCAGGGACGCTGTCGATGCCCTCCAGCGCCATGGCAAGAGCTGCGGCATACGAAAAGGCTGCCGCAAAGGCCATAAGATAGATGCGGAACGTCGGCGGTTTGATGCCATGGTTTTTGAAGATGCTCCGGTCAAACAAGAGAAACAGGAAGATGACGGCCAGGGAACTGATCCCCGGGGCATAGGGGATGGATATGTGATGGGCAGCCAGCAGTAAGACGGTGGATGCGGCCGGCAGGATCCAGGATAGCCAATTCTTCATGGGTTTCATGATACTACAGACTGTTGCATATCAGTTCCCATTATCTTTACGTTTCTTGTAGAATAGTGGGGACTCGGGGAAGATAGGATAGAATCTATGAGCGAGACAGAAAACAAAAAGAAAAAAGCCGGTTTTGCACAGTGTTGCACTGATTGTATAATCTGAATGATCCGTGAGGATCTAGAAAGATTATTTTCAGGCAGGCAGCTGTGCAATCGTGCGTGGTGGCCAGGCATGGCTGTCTGCCTGAAAACATGGCCNAAAGCCGGTTTTGCACAGTGTTGCACTGATTGTATAATCTGAATGATCCGTGAGGATCTAGAAAGATTATTTTCAGGCAGGCAGCTGTGCAATCGTGCGTGGTGGCCAGGCATGGCTGTCTGCCTGAAAACATGGCCACCACCCATGAATAACAAATACCATACAAAATCTCGGAGGCAGACGCCCTGGGACGATTTTGACGATCGTTCAGCTACTGAGAATTTTATTCGTGATCAAGTAAATATCCTGTATGAACAAAGACATGCCTCTTTGAAAGGTTCATCGGAGATCGATCTCTTGAATTCCATAGAAGTCACTAACTGCCATTTGTGCGGATCAGGCTCGATAAGAAGAGCCGGACATACTAGCAATGGTATTCAGCGCTATTACTGCAAT contains:
- a CDS encoding ChbG/HpnK family deacetylase, which gives rise to MMKLLVQGDDFGFTRGTTFGGVDCIDFGVLRNTGLFANMPSAKLAVSYMADRPQVCFGIDFNIVTGPSVSDPSSVPDLVDESGEFIRSNVRIHDPRWQSEAGRREMFPLEQVRRELWAQYNRFVELTGKKPGYLHAHSISSEPYEETIHEISAATGIPYSFDVIQKFHIVSAWDKVDPMADKASGKKVFDPTAQLSKDSFSINVADVSDYLLSHEYAMVLGHPGYVDADLMGRTSLSLERMRDAEMMMSQQFKDWIRDHHVQLITYRDLVEEE
- a CDS encoding CPBP family intramembrane metalloprotease, which translates into the protein MKNWLSWILPAASTVLLLAAHHISIPYAPGISSLAVIFLFLLFDRSIFKNHGIKPPTFRIYLMAFAAAFSYAAALAMALEGIDSVPATWKVTLEDPFLTIIDGIHPLEAIIIYAALPIAEELIFRSSLERNGKNSLTRILLSVIPFSVYCYLRSGSEAALLSVFLGSLLTFIEESWHSTALNILTHISFHGGLLMAFASLFLEGNTLLIAAGVSFLISGFLIYSLYQSAFEEEEEDEED
- a CDS encoding alanyl-tRNA editing protein, with the protein product MDEMKELFYRDPYAKEFDAEVVRCVEKDGKYLLQLSDTAFYPEGGGQPCDHGTIDGLFVSDVQRDRDGVIWHTVSEPVAEGSTVHGIIDWKRRFDFMQQHSGEHLFSGFVHQKFGYDNVGFHMNEKLVMIDFDGPMTLEEAEEIEQRVNEAVWADLPSLITFPSREELDSLSYRSKKELTGTVRIVTYPGVDVCACCGTHVAHTGEIGPVLMTGFENYKGGVRISLLAGNRAIAYMRQLRHNAAMISRLLSVPPLETAEAADKLQAENTALHNTIRELYRLQLDEKYSRVEENAPLVLDFEEEGDPVELRRFCNRAVEEKRVGVCGAFLKEADGWRYILISQSVDLRAKAKQLNSALNGRGGGSVDMIQGRFMAQETEIEDTLKALFTSFK
- the nagA gene encoding N-acetylglucosamine-6-phosphate deacetylase is translated as MIIQSRNVWLHEQLVPAEIELEDGTVKGIHDYGSASADVDYEDKWILPGFIDIHTHGWNKADAGHPDKAAMNRWRRHMPAEGVTSFLATTATQSRTENEAAFAVLGDVIDTQKKGEGAEILGIHVEGNYISFTCRGAQDPYNIVKPDPDELLHYDELSHHHICTVICAPECEGAEHFIPEVTGHGIRVGLGHSAADYDTGMKGVEWGATSTVHTGNGMLPFHHRRPGLFGAALCNPDLYCEIIGDGHHVAFPTAHIIGTMKGKDRLMLVTDSLPLKDDPAYDYMCHDGAYMLADGTLCGSHLYVNQGVYNLHRRADLPLVTAINAATINPARYLGFDNRKGSIEEGKDADLVVTDPDLKVCATYCAGVLQEDQ
- a CDS encoding EFR1 family ferrodoxin (N-terminal region resembles flavodoxins. C-terminal ferrodoxin region binds two 4Fe-4S clusters.); protein product: MHATEECIGWGLCARKCPVQAIAMQDGHRVWGKEKCAMCLGCLQRCPKAAIQYGNGVATGKHGQYRNPHVTV
- a CDS encoding CapA family protein, which translates into the protein MKLQKVVSLVLIIALLGGCGAPAAVTSSSAPSASSVSTPVPTPSVYSADLFMVGDCLMHLSVTNDGRQEDGTYDYSKQFAQIAAMAKNYDLRYYNQESILGGEELGYSGYPQFNTSDGVGETLIRDGFNMVSLANNHALDMGVAGIEHSMAFWRSHPEVCVSGTNLSEEERKKIPVICVNGITAAFLSWTYGTNGLNPPAGREYLVNVYAGHEDEMLEQVKAADELADLVVIAMHWGVEYTLKQTSEQERLAQELSDAGADLIIGCHPHVIEPVTWINGKTLCFYSLGNMISAQTKEATHIGMAGGVTITKTVQPDGSSSTVLSNPRADLFYNSYKEGANGFYDFREIPFTELEDANMQAMYQKYLPVITSLDSTISIGV
- a CDS encoding phosphoketolase family protein, whose protein sequence is MAEPNTTVPAVEEKGPITDSLLSKMNEYWMAANYLSAAQLYLLDNPLLKKPLTRDMIKHKIVGHWGTVPGQNFVFVHCNRVIKRYDLDMILLSGPGHGGNFFIANDWLDGSYTDVYPEISQDEKGLQRMFKRFSFPGGVPSHCAPETPGSINEGGELGYSLAHGFGAVLDNPDLIATVIVGDGEAETGPLATSWHSNKFLNPITDGAVLPVLHLNGYKISNPTVLSRISHEELEDLMKGYGWEPHFVEGSDPMTMHRLMAETMDTCIEEIKAIQKHARETGDATRPRWPMIVLRTPKGWTGPKEVEGKPVEGCFRAHQVPVDMSKPEHVGMVEAWLRSYHPEKLFNEDGSLRADLKELAPKGDRRIGANPHANGGKLLRDLVVPDFRNYGVKMEGHGTVTAQDMTELGRFVADVFRANQKSRNFRSFSPDEALSNRLNYAFEATNRQWEAPIEPNDELLSSDGRFLDSFLSEHMCEGWLEGYLLTGRHGFFDSYEAFARIIDSMAAQHAKWLKVCNQLSWREEIASLNIILTSHIWQQDHNGFTHQDPGFLDHIANKKADVVRLYLPPDANCLLSCFDHCIKSKNYVNVIVASKHPRPQWLSMDEAVKHCTQGIGIWSWASTDIGEEPDVVMACAGDTPTLEALAATSILHEYLPEVKVRFINVVDLFKLQPASEHPHGLTDAEYDMLFTKDKPIVFAFHGYPTLIHELTYRRHNRDLHVRGYKEEGTITTPFDMRVQNDIDRFHLVQDVLLRLPKLGNRGAYLYQLMNDKLVAHKQYIQEYGRDMPEIEDWQWKPLHD
- a CDS encoding ECF transporter S component translates to MHMRWWKKTGAMLGLGLCYAAAEAFGKIPAPYWEINLGICYGFSAAGAALFGIPGGCVSALIGEIAGELFGNGSLEPALILASMCSGLAAGGMYRKTSEPGPFGKEKWKAFILWTLLGQAVGFLGVYAIISSASFAECFWRFFYNSVCALFAGGLILMALQEGQSSSSSSSSSKAL